A window from Hyalangium ruber encodes these proteins:
- a CDS encoding saccharopine dehydrogenase family protein — translation MPTSHPFLLYGATGYTGRLLARAAKERGLRPILGGRDEARLAALASELGLEYRVARLDAGLDEALRDVAAVLHVAGPFSKTFRPMVEACLRTATHYLDLSGEPLSIEGVFQHHMEARRRGVMLMPGVGFDVVPSDCLALHLSRRLRGARRLKLGISGLDQVSRGSFRTLADNAGLPSHIRRDGRIREIVSGSLQHEFDFGTGPRQGLVVSWGDVSAAYYSTGIPDIEVYWDSTPPLWMMVMANRWAGGLLATPLSRFMLEVHARVLPEGPTSAERARCQGVIVAEVEDAAGRRLRGRLRTPEVYGFSCTTGLAILERVLAGDLEIGAQTPARVYGPDFVLSLPGVFREEL, via the coding sequence ATGCCGACCTCCCATCCCTTCCTCCTCTACGGTGCCACGGGCTACACGGGCAGGCTGCTGGCACGCGCGGCGAAGGAGCGCGGCTTGCGCCCCATCCTTGGCGGGAGGGACGAGGCTCGGCTGGCGGCCCTCGCCTCGGAGCTGGGGCTGGAGTACCGGGTAGCTCGCCTGGACGCAGGGCTGGACGAAGCCTTGCGAGATGTCGCGGCCGTCCTCCATGTCGCGGGGCCGTTCTCCAAGACGTTCCGTCCCATGGTCGAGGCCTGCCTGCGCACGGCGACCCATTACCTCGATCTCAGCGGAGAGCCCCTGTCCATCGAGGGCGTCTTCCAGCATCACATGGAGGCACGCCGGCGCGGGGTGATGCTCATGCCGGGCGTCGGGTTCGACGTCGTCCCATCGGACTGCCTCGCGCTCCACTTGTCACGCCGGTTACGCGGGGCCCGGCGACTCAAGCTGGGCATCTCTGGACTCGATCAGGTCTCCCGGGGCTCGTTCCGGACGCTCGCGGACAACGCGGGCCTGCCCAGCCACATCCGCCGGGACGGGAGGATCCGCGAGATCGTCTCGGGTTCGCTCCAGCACGAGTTCGACTTTGGGACCGGACCGCGCCAGGGGCTCGTCGTGAGCTGGGGAGACGTGAGCGCCGCGTACTATTCGACGGGCATTCCAGACATCGAGGTGTACTGGGACTCGACGCCGCCCCTGTGGATGATGGTGATGGCGAACCGCTGGGCTGGTGGGCTGCTCGCGACGCCGCTGAGCCGCTTCATGCTCGAGGTCCATGCGCGGGTCCTGCCAGAGGGGCCCACCAGCGCGGAGCGTGCCAGGTGCCAGGGCGTCATCGTCGCGGAGGTGGAGGACGCGGCGGGCCGCCGTCTCCGTGGGCGCCTGCGCACTCCCGAAGTCTATGGGTTCAGCTGCACCACCGGGCTGGCCATCCTCGAGCGCGTCCTGGCTGGAGATCTGGAGATCGGAGCCCAGACGCCCGCGCGCGTCTACGGCCCGGACTTCGTGCTCTCACTCCCAGGTGTCTTCCGGGAGGAACTCTGA
- a CDS encoding protein kinase domain-containing protein, which produces MSHIGGHEEENALPLAEYSLSRGDSEFEDSFLRELVWQPPPVPMPVLGERLGGLDGSRYEILELIGQGGMGQVFRALDHELQRTVALKFLLSFLRMSPQQVTALLREEAQAIARLDHDNIVRIHDLALWNTGFRQKSGLPPAKVPFLVMEYLEGKTLQSILMKGRLELRRALDIMLDVGAGLAHAHERHLVHLDLKPGNVFILAQGRAKLLDFGLSRLLTGGTFTLDTTGSGTPPYMSPAQWRREPPHSCDDTWSCGVLLFEMLTGQLPFPSLESEEIQKYVTSARPMPSVRERRPELPVELDKFIASTLDKTPGNRPPDGSELLKRLCALQENLALRPRRVRAVAERRQVTLVACRLSLASSSGVIDPEDFSELEESFHRACTRLIQQAGGTITTAMGAEVLASFGYPRLQEDDSEHAVRAALRQTQELPRELLSHWRQGLSVRVGIHTDLVALSDVMPEFHGMTPAMQGEGPRIASWLATQAEAGTVLLSDQAYALVRGRFHTRFLGQRTFEALSGPQSVGLHQVLHERRNVTRFDRALVMGPLTTLTGREPELRRLTLLRESTRDQGAFILLRGEAGIGKSRLIQELHDREPANASTWFRCQCWPQFKDSAFHPFITWLQRFLEFSPEDTPEEKLRKLGEQLGAAGLPTEHVPPLASLLSLPLPEGTAFRSLPPEHQRERGVRALAALFQQLSEKRPLVFVVEDVHWADPSTLQFLGFLLESLERLRACFLLTTRPEFTHAWAGHDSFFELRLEPLSPQATSALIQETAHGTPLAAETIEMLVARTDGVPLFIEELTRMVVEQGGTGATAEGSLLPIPTTLHELLQARLDQLPAQTKALAQLAALLGREFSHDVLHAVSFLEEDELRQTIERLERAGLLFQQGWPPHLTYSFKHSLIQDAAYQSLTRSTRQHYHTRLFHVLSERFPTMAQEQPELLANHATRAGLSEQAVELWQRAGQLAASKSALAEAIHHFTRALEQLAFLPPSRERDEREITLRVELGQGLVSTKGFAAKEVEEVFTRAHELCEQYGEVPFSVLWGIWAVALVRGSREDTDQLEALFYRLLETQADATTQVVVHSSLGTLEFWRGHYAESLRHNTLAKQLSREDPSMRNLARIRGGGSQSYVAEQVLHAHLSGAFGESMLGNIDRARELCQEALALAEAMQHPYAVALTLSFAATIEYEVDEPEVARDLANRLIAVSTRNGFLFTLATGYCVLGWATARLGDPQAGIPIVQQGLGLLQAMGALLIYPTCLVCLLKAQLLAGQNAEGLAATKEGLSMLDTLLARRARGDLLRLQGEFLRQQGALEAARASMELALAEARDCGARLHELRAAASLARLLRQSGNVSEAHAVLAETCGRFPGGSELRDYKVARELLTELSGHEEAPGATPG; this is translated from the coding sequence ATGAGCCACATCGGAGGTCATGAGGAGGAGAACGCGCTGCCGCTGGCCGAGTACTCGCTCTCGCGCGGGGACTCCGAGTTCGAGGACTCATTCCTGCGAGAGCTCGTCTGGCAACCTCCCCCGGTGCCCATGCCCGTGCTGGGCGAGCGGCTGGGAGGCCTGGATGGGAGCCGCTACGAGATCCTCGAGCTGATCGGCCAGGGTGGCATGGGCCAGGTCTTCCGGGCCCTGGATCATGAACTGCAGCGGACCGTCGCCCTCAAGTTCCTGCTCTCCTTCCTGCGCATGTCCCCTCAGCAGGTGACGGCGCTCCTGCGTGAAGAGGCCCAGGCCATCGCACGGCTGGACCACGACAACATCGTGCGGATCCACGATCTGGCCCTGTGGAACACCGGCTTCCGGCAGAAGAGCGGGCTGCCCCCGGCGAAGGTTCCCTTCCTGGTGATGGAGTACCTGGAGGGAAAGACCCTGCAGTCCATCCTGATGAAGGGGCGGCTGGAGCTGCGGCGCGCGCTCGACATCATGCTCGATGTGGGCGCGGGGCTGGCCCATGCCCATGAGCGCCACCTCGTCCATCTGGACCTCAAGCCAGGCAATGTCTTCATCCTCGCCCAAGGCCGCGCGAAGCTGCTCGACTTCGGCCTGTCGCGCTTGCTGACGGGCGGCACCTTCACGCTCGACACCACGGGCTCGGGAACACCTCCCTACATGTCTCCCGCCCAGTGGCGGCGCGAGCCTCCCCATTCGTGCGACGACACGTGGTCCTGCGGCGTCCTCCTCTTCGAGATGCTGACGGGCCAGCTCCCCTTCCCCTCGCTGGAGTCCGAGGAGATCCAGAAGTACGTCACCTCGGCCCGGCCGATGCCCTCGGTGCGCGAGCGTCGACCAGAGCTGCCCGTGGAGTTGGACAAGTTCATCGCCTCGACGCTGGACAAGACGCCCGGCAACCGCCCTCCCGATGGCTCCGAGCTGCTGAAGCGGCTGTGCGCCCTTCAAGAGAACCTCGCCCTCAGGCCCCGGCGGGTGCGGGCCGTGGCGGAGCGGCGACAAGTCACCCTGGTGGCATGCCGGCTCTCGCTCGCCTCCAGCAGCGGCGTCATCGATCCCGAGGACTTCAGCGAGCTGGAGGAGTCCTTCCACCGCGCCTGCACGCGCCTCATCCAACAGGCGGGGGGAACCATCACGACGGCCATGGGGGCCGAGGTGCTCGCGAGCTTCGGCTACCCGCGCCTGCAAGAGGATGACTCGGAGCACGCGGTCCGGGCGGCCCTGCGCCAGACCCAGGAGCTGCCACGAGAGCTGTTGAGCCACTGGCGCCAGGGGCTGTCCGTGCGGGTGGGCATCCACACGGACCTCGTGGCCCTGTCCGACGTGATGCCCGAGTTCCATGGAATGACACCCGCCATGCAGGGCGAGGGCCCTCGCATCGCCTCCTGGCTGGCCACGCAGGCCGAAGCAGGGACGGTGCTCCTCAGCGATCAGGCCTATGCGCTCGTGCGCGGTCGCTTCCACACCAGGTTCCTCGGCCAGCGAACCTTCGAGGCGCTCTCGGGGCCCCAGTCCGTCGGCCTCCACCAGGTGCTTCACGAGCGCAGGAACGTGACCCGCTTCGACCGGGCGCTCGTCATGGGCCCCCTCACGACGCTGACGGGACGAGAGCCGGAGCTGCGGCGCCTCACCCTGTTGAGGGAGTCCACGCGCGATCAAGGGGCCTTCATCCTCCTGCGGGGCGAAGCGGGGATCGGCAAGTCCCGCCTCATCCAAGAGCTGCACGATCGCGAACCCGCCAATGCGAGCACCTGGTTCCGGTGCCAGTGCTGGCCCCAGTTCAAGGACAGCGCCTTCCATCCCTTCATCACCTGGCTCCAGCGCTTCCTGGAGTTCTCCCCCGAGGACACGCCCGAGGAGAAGCTGCGCAAGCTGGGGGAACAACTGGGAGCAGCTGGCCTGCCCACGGAGCATGTGCCCCCCCTCGCCTCGCTCCTGTCCCTGCCTCTTCCCGAGGGCACTGCCTTCCGGAGTCTCCCCCCGGAGCATCAGCGGGAGCGAGGGGTGCGGGCGCTGGCCGCGCTCTTCCAGCAACTGAGCGAGAAGCGGCCCCTCGTGTTCGTCGTGGAGGATGTGCATTGGGCCGATCCCTCGACCCTCCAGTTCCTAGGGTTCCTCCTGGAGAGCCTCGAGCGCCTCCGGGCCTGCTTCCTGCTCACCACCCGTCCCGAGTTCACCCATGCCTGGGCGGGCCATGACTCCTTCTTCGAACTCCGGCTCGAGCCCCTCTCCCCTCAAGCCACCTCGGCGCTGATTCAGGAGACCGCCCACGGCACGCCCCTAGCGGCGGAGACGATCGAGATGCTCGTGGCGAGAACCGACGGCGTTCCGCTCTTCATCGAGGAGCTGACCCGGATGGTGGTGGAACAGGGAGGCACGGGCGCCACCGCGGAGGGCTCGCTCCTGCCCATCCCCACCACCCTGCACGAGCTGCTCCAGGCGCGGCTCGACCAGCTCCCTGCCCAGACGAAGGCGCTGGCGCAGCTCGCGGCCCTGCTCGGCCGGGAGTTCAGCCACGACGTGCTCCACGCCGTCTCGTTCCTGGAAGAGGACGAGCTGCGACAGACCATCGAGCGACTCGAACGCGCCGGCCTGCTCTTCCAGCAGGGGTGGCCACCCCACCTGACCTATAGCTTCAAGCACTCGCTCATCCAGGACGCGGCCTACCAGTCGCTGACGCGGAGCACGCGCCAGCACTACCACACGCGCCTCTTCCACGTGCTGAGCGAGCGCTTCCCCACGATGGCGCAAGAGCAGCCAGAGCTGCTCGCGAACCACGCCACCCGCGCGGGCCTCTCGGAGCAGGCCGTGGAACTCTGGCAGCGGGCGGGGCAGCTCGCCGCATCGAAGTCCGCCCTCGCCGAGGCCATCCACCACTTCACCCGAGCCCTCGAGCAGCTCGCGTTCCTGCCACCGTCGCGAGAACGGGACGAGCGGGAGATCACCCTGCGGGTCGAGCTGGGCCAAGGGCTCGTCTCGACGAAGGGCTTCGCCGCCAAGGAGGTCGAGGAGGTCTTCACCCGCGCACACGAGCTGTGCGAACAGTACGGGGAGGTCCCCTTCTCCGTCCTCTGGGGCATCTGGGCCGTCGCGCTGGTGCGGGGCAGCCGCGAGGACACCGATCAGCTGGAGGCGCTCTTCTATCGGCTCCTGGAAACCCAGGCGGATGCCACCACCCAGGTGGTGGTCCATTCCTCGCTCGGAACCCTGGAGTTCTGGCGAGGCCACTACGCCGAGTCCCTGCGGCACAACACCCTGGCCAAGCAGTTGAGCCGCGAGGACCCCTCCATGAGGAACCTGGCGCGCATCCGCGGCGGCGGCAGCCAAAGCTATGTCGCTGAACAAGTGCTCCACGCGCACCTGAGCGGGGCCTTCGGCGAGTCGATGCTGGGAAACATCGACCGCGCCCGCGAGCTCTGCCAGGAGGCGCTCGCCCTGGCCGAGGCGATGCAACACCCGTACGCCGTCGCGCTCACGCTCTCATTCGCCGCCACGATCGAGTACGAGGTGGACGAGCCCGAGGTGGCGCGGGACCTGGCCAACCGGCTGATCGCCGTCTCCACCCGGAACGGCTTCCTGTTCACCCTGGCGACGGGCTACTGCGTCCTGGGCTGGGCCACCGCCCGCCTCGGAGACCCTCAGGCGGGCATCCCCATCGTCCAGCAGGGCCTTGGGCTCCTCCAGGCCATGGGCGCCCTGCTCATCTACCCCACCTGTCTGGTGTGCCTGCTCAAGGCCCAGCTGCTCGCCGGCCAGAACGCCGAAGGACTGGCCGCGACGAAAGAGGGGCTGAGCATGCTCGACACCCTTCTGGCCCGCCGGGCGCGCGGCGACCTGCTGCGGCTCCAGGGAGAGTTCCTGCGCCAGCAGGGCGCGCTGGAGGCGGCACGGGCGTCCATGGAACTGGCCCTGGCGGAGGCCCGCGACTGTGGCGCGAGGCTCCACGAGCTGCGCGCGGCCGCGAGCCTGGCTCGACTCCTGCGACAGTCCGGCAACGTCTCCGAGGCCCATGCGGTCCTCGCGGAGACCTGCGGCAGGTTCCCCGGAGGGTCCGAGCTCCGGGACTACAAGGTCGCCCGCGAGCTCCTTACGGAGCTCTCCGGCCACGAGGAGGCACCTGGGGCGACGCCGGGCTGA
- a CDS encoding Stp1/IreP family PP2C-type Ser/Thr phosphatase codes for MGVSSLALTTEAFGLSDVGRKRQHNEDAMLVDQPLGLFIVADGMGGHAAGEVASARATEVVKQHITANKHLLKDLASNPSQDSRSAAAALVEVAIQRACADIYKMALTDASKRGMGTTFVCLALSGNKGVIGHVGDSRVYLVRHGQCHRLTEDHTLVAAQLKAGTITKEQAANSQYRNVITRAVGIQESVQVDTLIVDLMPGDVFILCSDGLHGYLEDEEMLPLVSNIAAGDLPKKLVDTANERGGKDNITAVVVKVAGDGAVASEETSEAQSRMEALRKIPLFRHLTYKEQTAVLSIATTRTFPAGREIVIEGQPGEELFVVIRGRVVIEKNGVEIAELRAGGHFGEMGLIDNAPRSATVRATEPTRTMVIARPDLMSLMKRESILAVKMLWSFVQVLSDRLRATNSELSEARQELAVAQSVQPFAEE; via the coding sequence ATGGGAGTGTCGAGTTTGGCCTTGACCACAGAAGCCTTCGGTTTGTCCGACGTCGGTCGGAAGCGCCAGCACAATGAAGACGCGATGCTGGTGGATCAGCCGCTCGGCTTGTTCATCGTCGCCGACGGCATGGGCGGCCACGCGGCGGGCGAAGTCGCCAGCGCGCGGGCAACCGAAGTGGTCAAGCAGCACATCACCGCGAACAAGCACCTGCTGAAGGATCTGGCGTCCAACCCGTCGCAGGACAGCCGCTCGGCGGCGGCGGCGCTGGTGGAGGTGGCCATCCAGCGCGCGTGCGCGGACATCTACAAGATGGCGCTGACGGACGCCTCCAAGCGCGGCATGGGCACCACGTTCGTGTGCCTGGCGCTCAGCGGCAACAAGGGCGTCATCGGCCACGTGGGCGACTCGCGCGTGTACCTGGTGCGCCACGGCCAGTGCCACCGGCTCACCGAGGACCACACGCTGGTGGCCGCGCAGCTCAAGGCCGGCACCATCACCAAGGAGCAGGCGGCCAACTCGCAGTACCGCAACGTGATTACGCGCGCGGTGGGCATCCAGGAGTCGGTGCAGGTCGACACGCTGATCGTCGATCTGATGCCGGGCGACGTGTTCATCCTCTGCTCGGACGGCCTGCACGGCTACCTCGAGGACGAGGAGATGCTGCCGCTGGTGAGCAACATCGCGGCGGGGGACCTGCCCAAGAAGCTCGTGGACACGGCCAACGAGCGCGGCGGCAAGGACAACATCACCGCGGTGGTGGTGAAGGTGGCGGGCGACGGCGCGGTGGCCAGCGAGGAGACGAGCGAGGCGCAGTCGCGCATGGAGGCGCTGCGGAAGATCCCGCTCTTCCGGCACCTCACCTACAAGGAGCAGACGGCGGTGCTGTCCATCGCCACCACGCGCACCTTCCCGGCGGGGCGAGAGATCGTCATCGAAGGGCAGCCCGGCGAGGAGCTCTTCGTCGTCATCCGCGGCCGCGTCGTCATCGAGAAGAACGGTGTGGAGATCGCGGAGCTGCGCGCCGGCGGGCACTTCGGAGAGATGGGGCTCATCGACAACGCGCCGCGCTCGGCCACGGTGCGCGCCACCGAGCCCACGCGGACGATGGTCATTGCCCGTCCGGACCTGATGAGCCTGATGAAGCGCGAGTCCATCCTCGCGGTGAAGATGCTCTGGAGCTTCGTGCAGGTGCTGTCGGATCGGCTCCGGGCGACGAACTCGGAGCTGAGCGAGGCGCGCCAGGAGCTGGCGGTGGCGCAGTCCGTCCAGCCCTTCGCCGAGGAGTAG
- a CDS encoding BMC domain-containing protein — translation MATSLRAFVFLDSLQPQLAAHICTTCRGYFPVPYVASLFVEIAPGMAIHGIIDTALKGTRVHPATLVVERAYGMLEVHHEDKGEVRSAGDSMLRFLEAKEEDRIKPKLVSNTIIRAIEPMHAMILDKIRFGSMIEPGQSLFILECEPAAYAALAANEAEKAADVKLVDVTPYGAFGRLYMAGSEAEIDAAAEAAVAALKGITGKEPASFKDK, via the coding sequence TTGGCCACGTCGCTCCGGGCGTTCGTTTTCCTTGATTCGCTGCAGCCGCAGCTCGCCGCGCACATCTGCACGACCTGCCGCGGCTATTTCCCGGTGCCCTATGTGGCCTCCCTGTTCGTGGAGATTGCCCCGGGCATGGCCATCCACGGCATCATCGACACCGCGCTGAAGGGCACGCGGGTCCACCCGGCTACCCTGGTGGTGGAGCGCGCCTACGGCATGCTCGAGGTCCACCACGAGGACAAGGGCGAGGTGCGCAGCGCCGGCGACTCCATGCTCCGCTTCCTGGAGGCCAAGGAGGAGGACCGCATCAAGCCGAAGCTGGTCTCCAACACCATCATCCGCGCCATCGAGCCGATGCACGCGATGATCCTCGACAAGATTCGCTTCGGTTCGATGATCGAGCCGGGCCAGTCGCTCTTCATCCTCGAGTGCGAGCCGGCCGCCTACGCGGCGCTGGCGGCCAACGAGGCGGAGAAGGCGGCCGACGTGAAGCTGGTGGACGTGACGCCGTACGGCGCCTTCGGTCGGCTCTACATGGCCGGCTCCGAGGCGGAGATCGACGCGGCGGCCGAGGCCGCGGTGGCGGCGCTCAAGGGAATCACCGGCAAGGAGCCGGCTTCCTTCAAGGACAAGTAA
- the eutM gene encoding ethanolamine utilization microcompartment protein EutM, whose product MADALGLIETKGFVGMVEAADAMVKAAKVEFVGYEKIGGGYVTAIIRGDVAAVKAATEAGARGAERVGELVSVHVIPRPHGNLDMVLPLGRKDKAKVENT is encoded by the coding sequence ATGGCGGATGCACTCGGGCTGATTGAAACGAAGGGCTTCGTCGGCATGGTCGAAGCGGCGGACGCGATGGTGAAGGCGGCCAAGGTGGAGTTCGTCGGCTACGAGAAGATCGGCGGCGGCTACGTGACGGCCATCATCCGTGGCGACGTGGCTGCGGTGAAGGCGGCCACCGAGGCGGGCGCCCGGGGCGCCGAGCGCGTGGGCGAGCTGGTCTCCGTCCACGTGATTCCGCGCCCGCACGGCAACCTGGACATGGTGTTGCCGCTGGGTCGTAAGGACAAGGCCAAGGTGGAGAACACCTGA
- a CDS encoding EutN/CcmL family microcompartment protein, producing MLMGKVVGTVVSTRKEQELEGLKLLVLRGMDLEGKANGPVVVAVDAVGAGVGEVVLYCSGSSARQTQVTKDRPVDATVMAIVDQLEVGGTLKYVKE from the coding sequence ATGCTGATGGGCAAGGTGGTGGGGACGGTGGTCTCCACCCGCAAGGAGCAGGAGCTCGAAGGCCTCAAGCTGCTGGTCCTCCGGGGAATGGATCTGGAGGGCAAGGCGAACGGCCCGGTGGTGGTCGCGGTCGACGCGGTCGGCGCCGGCGTCGGCGAGGTGGTGCTCTACTGCTCCGGCTCCAGCGCCCGGCAGACCCAGGTAACCAAGGACCGCCCCGTCGATGCGACCGTGATGGCCATCGTCGATCAGTTGGAAGTGGGCGGCACACTGAAGTACGTGAAGGAATAG
- a CDS encoding aldehyde dehydrogenase family protein yields MSLDPKQIDAIVDQVVRKLSKELSDLPQPVPAPAKPPHGHNDDRAGSERRFGTAPLTPEARPPVSRRAGSHRGRKGIFDDLDSATEAARAAHEEWSEMSLEVRDRAIEAMREVTRRSARELSEMAVKETGLGRVEDKVKKNLLCANKTPGTEILRATAFTGDHGLALLERAPYGVIGSITPTTNPTETIINNGIGMVAGGNAVVFNVHPSAKRVSAHHIQLLNEAIVSAGGPDNLLCALAEPTIDSAQALMKHKNVRLLVVTGGPAVVRAAMNSGKRAIAAGPGNPPAVVDETAHIDRAAKDIVDGASLDNNIVCIVEKEVFAVASIADALKRHMENHGAYEVTGAAIHRLEKLVVHDGHPVKDWVGKDAEKIAEAAGIRVPKGTRLLFAEVDPSHAFIQAELLLPVIGFSRLRTVEDCIAAAVQAEHGFGHTATMHSTNLDHLNAMARVINTSIFVKNGPSFAGLGMTGEGYTSFTIASPTGEGLTTAVNFTRERRCTLKDAFRIV; encoded by the coding sequence ATGTCCCTCGACCCGAAGCAGATCGACGCCATCGTCGATCAAGTGGTCCGCAAGCTCTCCAAGGAGCTGTCGGACCTGCCGCAGCCGGTGCCCGCCCCCGCGAAGCCTCCGCACGGCCACAACGATGACCGGGCCGGCAGTGAGCGCCGCTTCGGCACCGCTCCCCTCACCCCCGAGGCCCGGCCGCCCGTCTCGCGCCGAGCGGGCTCCCACCGGGGCCGCAAGGGCATCTTCGACGACCTGGACAGCGCCACGGAGGCTGCTCGCGCCGCTCACGAGGAGTGGAGCGAGATGTCCCTGGAGGTGCGGGACCGCGCCATCGAGGCCATGCGCGAAGTCACCCGCCGCTCCGCCCGCGAGCTGTCCGAGATGGCGGTGAAGGAGACGGGGCTGGGGCGCGTGGAGGACAAGGTCAAGAAGAACCTCCTGTGCGCCAACAAGACTCCGGGCACGGAGATCCTCCGCGCCACGGCCTTCACGGGAGACCACGGGCTGGCGCTGCTGGAGCGGGCGCCCTACGGCGTCATCGGCTCCATCACCCCCACCACCAACCCGACCGAGACGATCATCAACAACGGCATCGGCATGGTGGCCGGTGGCAACGCGGTGGTGTTCAACGTCCACCCGAGCGCCAAACGGGTGAGCGCGCACCACATCCAGCTGCTCAACGAGGCCATCGTCTCGGCGGGTGGGCCGGACAACCTGCTGTGCGCGCTGGCCGAGCCGACGATCGACTCGGCGCAGGCGCTGATGAAGCACAAGAACGTGCGCCTGCTGGTGGTGACGGGTGGCCCGGCGGTGGTGCGCGCGGCGATGAACTCGGGCAAGCGCGCCATCGCGGCCGGCCCGGGCAACCCGCCGGCGGTGGTGGACGAGACGGCCCACATCGACCGGGCGGCCAAGGACATCGTCGACGGCGCCTCGCTGGACAACAACATCGTCTGCATCGTGGAGAAGGAAGTCTTCGCGGTGGCCTCCATCGCGGACGCGCTCAAGCGCCACATGGAGAACCATGGCGCCTACGAGGTGACGGGCGCGGCCATCCACCGGCTGGAGAAGCTGGTGGTCCACGACGGCCACCCGGTGAAGGACTGGGTGGGCAAGGACGCGGAGAAGATCGCCGAGGCCGCCGGCATCCGGGTGCCCAAGGGCACGCGGCTGCTGTTCGCGGAGGTGGACCCCTCGCACGCCTTCATCCAGGCGGAGCTGCTGCTGCCGGTCATCGGCTTCTCGCGGCTGCGCACGGTGGAGGACTGCATCGCCGCGGCCGTGCAGGCCGAGCACGGGTTTGGCCACACGGCGACGATGCACTCGACGAACCTGGACCACCTCAACGCGATGGCGCGCGTCATCAACACCTCCATCTTCGTGAAGAACGGGCCGTCCTTCGCGGGGCTGGGGATGACGGGCGAGGGCTACACCTCCTTCACCATCGCCTCCCCCACGGGCGAGGGGCTGACCACCGCGGTGAACTTCACCCGCGAGCGGCGCTGCACCCTCAAGGACGCGTTCCGCATTGTCTGA
- a CDS encoding BMC domain-containing protein produces the protein MSEPTPLPGPALALLELDSIARGYVVADAVVKRASVTIALAEAVTPGKYLLLFSGPVAEVQESFAAGLETAGRTLLDKLLLPMAADGLVEGLQGRFPGVFGESVGIVETHTVAAALLCADTALKRAEVTLERLQLARGIGGKGLFVVSGELHMVEAALEGAATAVEPHLLQTTELIQRLSPELRGRVL, from the coding sequence TTGTCTGAGCCAACGCCACTTCCCGGGCCCGCGCTGGCGCTCTTGGAGCTGGACTCCATCGCGCGCGGCTACGTCGTGGCCGACGCGGTGGTGAAGCGCGCCTCGGTGACGATCGCGCTCGCGGAGGCGGTGACACCGGGCAAGTACCTGCTGCTCTTCTCCGGCCCGGTGGCGGAGGTGCAGGAGTCCTTCGCGGCGGGCCTGGAGACGGCGGGGCGGACGCTGCTGGACAAGCTGTTGCTGCCCATGGCCGCGGACGGGCTGGTGGAGGGACTGCAGGGCCGCTTCCCAGGGGTCTTCGGCGAGAGCGTGGGCATTGTCGAGACGCACACGGTGGCCGCCGCGCTGCTGTGCGCGGACACGGCGCTCAAGCGGGCCGAGGTGACGCTGGAGCGGCTGCAGCTGGCGCGCGGCATCGGCGGCAAGGGCCTCTTCGTGGTGAGCGGTGAACTCCACATGGTGGAGGCCGCGCTCGAGGGGGCGGCGACCGCCGTGGAGCCGCACCTGCTGCAGACGACGGAGCTCATCCAGCGCCTCAGTCCCGAGCTGCGCGGCCGGGTGCTGTAG